Proteins encoded together in one Candidatus Binataceae bacterium window:
- a CDS encoding (2Fe-2S)-binding protein produces MEIRLTVNGVARTDQVEPRLLLVHYLRDRLNLTGTHVGCETSLCGACTVLLNGRAVKACTMLAVQAQDCQVTTIEGLAPSGELHPLQEGFWNEHGLQCGFCTPGMIMTAADLLAHNADPDEAQIRRALEGNLCRCTGYQHIVNAVSYAAQRMRQSG; encoded by the coding sequence ATGGAAATCAGGCTGACGGTCAATGGCGTGGCGCGAACCGACCAGGTCGAACCCCGGCTCTTGCTGGTCCATTATCTACGCGATCGGCTCAACCTGACCGGCACTCACGTCGGTTGTGAAACTTCCTTATGCGGGGCCTGTACCGTCTTGCTCAACGGACGCGCGGTCAAGGCCTGCACGATGCTGGCGGTTCAGGCCCAAGACTGCCAGGTCACTACCATCGAAGGGTTGGCGCCAAGCGGCGAATTACATCCACTGCAAGAGGGTTTCTGGAACGAACACGGCCTGCAATGCGGCTTCTGCACGCCGGGCATGATCATGACCGCCGCCGACCTGCTGGCACACAATGCTGACCCTGACGAGGCCCAGATAAGGCGCGCGTTGGAAGGCAACCTGTGCCGCTGCACCGGTTATCAGCATATCGTCAACGCCGTCAGTTACGCGGCCCAGCGCATGCGCCAATCAGGCTGA